The DNA region GTGGGTTGGACCACAGCTGGGTGAAGCTGATCCCCTGCGGTACGGAGTCGGGGTCGGCCACCCGGACCCGGTCGGCGACGCCGACCCGGCCGGCGTTGGCCAGGGTGAGCTCCCGGGCGCGAGCGTTGACGTCCACCGCGTGGACCGTGGCGGCCGGCGCGTGGTCGGCCAGCACGCAGGTGATCGGGCCGTACCCGCAGCCGAGGTCGAGAAAGGGGCCGGGGTCGGTCGGCGCGGGCAGGTCGGCCTTGCGCAGCAGGACGGCGGTGCCCGGGTCGAGCCGACCGGCGGAGAAGACTCCGGCGGCGGCGGTCAGCGTGTAGTCCCGCCCGGCCACCGAGAACTCGATCTCCGAGCGGACGTCGGCGGTGGTGGGCTGCGGGCTGAAGTAGTGGTCGCCGGTCACCGCCGCATTGTCCCAACCCCGGCCCGACGGCCCGACGGCGGCGCGGGACCCCATCCCCCGTCGCTGGCGGTTTGTCGGAAAACTCAGTTGACGCCAGTCCCGACAAGCGGCGTGTTACCCGCCCGGTCCGTTACCCTGTGCGACATGACGTACGGGTACGAATCCGGCGCGGGGCATCGACCACCCCGGCCGGTCGGCCCGCCCCGGACTCCGTACGCCGGCCCGCCCCGCGCCCGGCCGGGTGACCCGCCTACCGAGTTGATTCCCGCCATGCCGCCGGCCGGGCCGGGTCGGCCGACCCGACTGCGCAACCAGCCCGGCCGGCGACGACCCACCCGTACGCCGGCACCCGCCGACCGCCTGCCACCCGGTGGTCGTCGACCACGGCCCGGCCCGGCCCCCGCACGCCCCGGCCTGTGGTCGTCGACCACGGTGTGGCAGGTGGTGATCAGCGGACTGTCCGTCCTGCTGATGCTCGGCGTCTGCGGCCTCAGTTCGTTCTTCATCGTGGCCGACGAACGCAACGGCCGGGTCGCCGCCGGGGTCGCCGAGCCCGGCGACCCGACCCCGGCGCCCCGCGACATCAGCTCCCGCGAGGTCGACCCGGCGCCGTTGACGGTGGAGGAGGTCTTCCCGACCGGCGACATCGTCATCGATCCCGCCGAACCGCCGTACCAGCTGTTGAAGACCCAGGTCGAAGCGCGGTGCCGGGCGGCGGTCGCCGGCGACATCGGGCCGATGCTCGACGAACTCGGCTGCAACCAGGTCGTCCGGGGCACCCTGCGCTCCCCCACCGGGGAGTATCTGATCACGACGGGCGTGTTCAACCTGGCCGACGCCACCGGCGCCGAATGGGCCCACACCCGGATCAAGCCGCTGGTCGACGAGGAGAAGGGACGCTTCCAGGGCATGATCGCCGACGAGGGTACGGAGGCCGTCGCGCTCTCCTCCGCCCAGGTCGGCTGGCACTCCCTCGGCCACTTCCTGATGTACTGCGTGATCGCCCGCGCCGACGGCGAACCGGTGCCCACCGACGATCCGTACGCCCGGCAGATCCTGTTCGACATGCTGCAACTGCACCTGCAGGCGGGTGTCCTGGAGAAAAGGGCGGTCCAGCCGTCAGTCGACGGCGGTCGGTAGCCGCAGCCGGCGGGTGACGGCGGCCCGGTCGGCGTAACCGGCCGGATCGGCCGGATAGCCGACCTCGACCAGGGTGAGCCCGTGCGGTGGGGCGACGGTGACCTCACTGGACCGTTCCCGCCGGCTCAGCAACGCGCCCGGCCAGTCGGTCGGCCGCCGGCCGTCACCGACGAACAGCATCGCGCCGACGAGGCTGCGCACCATCGCCTGGCAGAAGGCGTCCGCCATGACGGTGCCGATCAACGTGCCGGTGTCGTCGCGGTGCCAGTCCAGTCGGGTGATCTGCCGGATCGTGGTGGCGTGCTCCTTACGGCGGCAGTACGCGGCGAAGTCGTGCTCGCCGACCAGGTGGGCGGCGGCGGCGTTGAGCGCGGCCACCTCCAGCGGACGCGGCCAGGCGAGGGTGTCGTGGCGGCGCAGCGGCTCGGCACCGTACGGCGCGTCGGTGACCCGGTAGGCGTACCGCCGGAAGGTCGCCGAGAAGCGGGCGTCGAACTCGGCCGGCACCTCGGTGACCGCCCGCACCCGTACGTCGCGGGGCAGCGTGCCGGCGAACCGGCGCAGCAGCGTGCTGGACCGCTCGGCCCAGACCTCGGCCGGTACGTCGAGGTGGCAGACCTGGCCGGTGGCGTGCACCCCGGCGTCGGTACGCCCGGCCACCGTCAGCCCGACCGCGACGGCCGGCCCGAACGCCCGGTCGAGCGCGGTGGTCAGCTCCCCGGCGACGGTACGCCGCTGCGGCTGCACCGCCCAGCCGGAGAAGTCGGTGCCGTCGTAGCTGACGTCGAGCCGGAGACGGACGTACCCCTGCCGCACCTGGACCTCCTGCTGCGCTGCGCGGGTGTGGACAAGACAGCGGGACCCGGCGCTGCTGTCGCAGCGCCGGGTCCCGCCGGGTGTGCTCGTCGGACTCAGGCCTTGTTCTCGCCCTCGCCGGCCGGAGCGTCCTGGGTGGCACCGGTGTCGGTGTCACCGGAGGCCGACACCGGCGGCTCGGCGTCCTGGTCGTCGCTGCGCGCGGCCGGGGTCTCGTCGCCTCCGGCGAGTGCCTCGACCTTGTCCTGCTGGGCGGCGGCCCTGCGGTCGGCCTTGGCCGGCGTCGGGGCGGCCACCACCAGCTCCTCGACCAGCTCGATGATCGCCATCGGGGCGTTGTCGCCCTTGCGCGGGCCGGTCTTGACGATCCGGGTGTAGCCACCCGGACGGTTGGCGAACCGGGGCGCGATCTGGTCGAACAGCTCGAAGACCACGTCCTTGTCCCGCACGACGGTCAGCACCCGACGACGCGAGTGCAGGTCGCCCCGCTTGGCCTTGGTTATCAGCTGCTCCGCGAGGGGGCGCAGCCGCTTCGCCTTGGTCTCGGTGGTCTTGATCTTGCCGTGCCGGAACAGCGACGTGGCCAGGTTGGCCAGCATCATCCGCTCGTGCGCGGGGCTGCCGCCGAGGCGGGGGCCCTTGGTGGGCGTGGGCATGGTTGGTGCTCCTCAGTGGTGGCGGCAGCCGGTGTTACAGCTGCTCGGTCTCGCGGTAGTCGTCGGTGTCGTAGTCGGCTTCGCTGAAGGCGTCCACGACGTGTGCCGGGTCGAAGTTGGGTGCCGAGTCCTTCAGGCCCAACCCCATCCCGGCGAGCTTCATCTTGACCTCGTCGATCGACTTCTGACCGAAATTCCTTATATCGAGGAGGTCCGCCTCGGTCCGCCCGATCAGCTCGCCGACGCTGTTGATGCCCTCGCGCTTGAGGCAGTTGTACGACCGTACGGTCAGGTCCAGCTCCTCGATCGGCAGCGCCAGGTCGGCGGCCAGCTGGGCGTCCTGCGGCGACGGCCCGATGTCGATGCCCTCGGCGGTCTCGTCCAGCTCCCGGGCCAGGCCGAAGAGCTCGACCAGGGTGGAGCCGGCCGAGGCCAGCGCGGTACGCGGCCCGATCGACGGCTTGGTCTCGACGTCGATGATCAGCCGGTCGAAGTCGGTCCGCTGCTCGACCCGGGTCGCCTCGACCCGGTAGGTGACCTTGAGCACCGGCGAGTAGATCGAGTCGACCGGGATCCGGCCGATCTCGGCACCGGCCTGCTTGTTCTGCGCGGCGGTGACGTAGCCACGGCCCCGCTCGACGGTCAGCTCCATGTCGAGCCGGCCCTTGCCGTTGAGGGTGGCCAGCTTCAGATCGGGGTTGTGCACCGAGACACCGGCCGGCGGCTGGATGTCACCGGCGGTGACGTCGCCGGGGCCCTGCTTGCGCAGGTACATGCTGACCGGCTCGTCGTGCTCGGAGCTGACGCAGAGCTCCTTGACGTTCATGACCAGCTCGACCACGTCCTCCTTGACACCGGGGATCGTGGTGAACTCGTGCAGCACGCCGTCGATCTTGATGCTGGTGACCGCCGCACCCGGGATGGAGCTGAGCAGGGTACGCCGCAGCGAGTTGCCGAGCGTGTAGCCGAAACCCGGCTCCAACGGCTCGATGGTGAACAGGGACCTGGTCTCGCTGATCGACTCCTCGGACAGAGTCGGCCGCTGGCTGATGAGCACGTACTTCTCCTTGGGTCGGGGCGACCGCTATATGACGCCCGTCGGTGGTGCACCCGTCGGTGGGGGTCGCTGCCGGCCGGTGCCGGCCGCGACCCCCACCGACGGGGGTGGCTCACTTCGAGTAGAGCTCGACGATCAGCTGCTCCTGCACCTGCGTGTCGATGACCTGACGCGCCGGCATCGAGT from Solwaraspora sp. WMMD791 includes:
- a CDS encoding methyltransferase gives rise to the protein MTGDHYFSPQPTTADVRSEIEFSVAGRDYTLTAAAGVFSAGRLDPGTAVLLRKADLPAPTDPGPFLDLGCGYGPITCVLADHAPAATVHAVDVNARARELTLANAGRVGVADRVRVADPDSVPQGISFTQLWSNPPIRVGKAELHALLARWLPRLAPDGVGWLVIARYLGGDSVQQWLREQGWQVDRHASQKGYRVLRVTHRVH
- the truA gene encoding tRNA pseudouridine(38-40) synthase TruA, with the translated sequence MRQGYVRLRLDVSYDGTDFSGWAVQPQRRTVAGELTTALDRAFGPAVAVGLTVAGRTDAGVHATGQVCHLDVPAEVWAERSSTLLRRFAGTLPRDVRVRAVTEVPAEFDARFSATFRRYAYRVTDAPYGAEPLRRHDTLAWPRPLEVAALNAAAAHLVGEHDFAAYCRRKEHATTIRQITRLDWHRDDTGTLIGTVMADAFCQAMVRSLVGAMLFVGDGRRPTDWPGALLSRRERSSEVTVAPPHGLTLVEVGYPADPAGYADRAAVTRRLRLPTAVD
- the rplQ gene encoding 50S ribosomal protein L17; this encodes MPTPTKGPRLGGSPAHERMMLANLATSLFRHGKIKTTETKAKRLRPLAEQLITKAKRGDLHSRRRVLTVVRDKDVVFELFDQIAPRFANRPGGYTRIVKTGPRKGDNAPMAIIELVEELVVAAPTPAKADRRAAAQQDKVEALAGGDETPAARSDDQDAEPPVSASGDTDTGATQDAPAGEGENKA
- a CDS encoding DNA-directed RNA polymerase subunit alpha, which encodes MLISQRPTLSEESISETRSLFTIEPLEPGFGYTLGNSLRRTLLSSIPGAAVTSIKIDGVLHEFTTIPGVKEDVVELVMNVKELCVSSEHDEPVSMYLRKQGPGDVTAGDIQPPAGVSVHNPDLKLATLNGKGRLDMELTVERGRGYVTAAQNKQAGAEIGRIPVDSIYSPVLKVTYRVEATRVEQRTDFDRLIIDVETKPSIGPRTALASAGSTLVELFGLARELDETAEGIDIGPSPQDAQLAADLALPIEELDLTVRSYNCLKREGINSVGELIGRTEADLLDIRNFGQKSIDEVKMKLAGMGLGLKDSAPNFDPAHVVDAFSEADYDTDDYRETEQL